A single window of Aquabacterium sp. OR-4 DNA harbors:
- a CDS encoding tripartite tricarboxylate transporter substrate-binding protein encodes MHIPFKSTQEAANDVMGSRGHLTFVPTAGAGVYLKDGRARVLATTGARRSPMLPKLPTVAESGLPRYEYDSWFGLLAPARTPAALVARLNAAVNKVLVMPPVRERLLALGIEPSPVSPAEFNQIFLTDRELMVRIVKESGISRD; translated from the coding sequence GTGCACATCCCGTTCAAGAGCACGCAGGAGGCCGCCAACGACGTGATGGGCAGCCGCGGCCACCTCACCTTCGTGCCCACCGCCGGGGCCGGCGTGTACCTGAAGGACGGCCGGGCGCGTGTGCTGGCCACCACCGGTGCCCGGCGCTCGCCGATGCTGCCCAAGCTGCCAACGGTGGCCGAGTCGGGCCTGCCGCGCTACGAGTACGACTCCTGGTTCGGCCTGCTGGCCCCGGCGCGCACGCCGGCCGCGCTGGTCGCGCGCCTCAACGCTGCGGTGAACAAGGTGCTGGTGATGCCGCCGGTGCGCGAGCGCCTGCTGGCGCTGGGCATCGAGCCGTCGCCGGTGAGCCCGGCCGAGTTCAACCAGATCTTCCTGACTGACCGCGAGCTGATGGTGCGCATCGTCAAGGAATCGGGCATCAGCCGCGACTGA
- a CDS encoding tetratricopeptide repeat protein, whose amino-acid sequence MFRDPVLQRLADGERMAEMQQLSLSRLAARADDVQAVLGLGLAVLAGTDAQAQEKAISHAQACVKAQSQAAECRHALGTVMAAHAVAQGKMKVASSAGDVKEALSEAFRLAPQWFPARRALVEFYLLAPGLLGGSNSRAAELARTAPNPVQVRALEGRVALDEERFDQAATALTEVPAGTDPAVAADMRQWAAMVGFRWLAKEQVAKAQGLFSRLVKDQPEAALPLYGLARVLALQDRPAEAAKLLEQARHLRGAEPLPLDYYLGQALEAHGQADPAKAAYTRFVKRGQGQPRQLDDERKRLVALG is encoded by the coding sequence ATGTTCCGCGATCCGGTTCTGCAGCGGCTGGCCGATGGCGAGCGCATGGCCGAGATGCAGCAACTGTCCTTGAGCCGTCTGGCGGCACGCGCCGACGATGTGCAAGCCGTGCTGGGCCTGGGCTTGGCTGTGCTGGCCGGCACCGATGCCCAGGCGCAGGAGAAGGCCATTTCGCATGCCCAGGCCTGCGTCAAGGCGCAGTCCCAGGCCGCGGAGTGCCGCCATGCGCTGGGCACCGTGATGGCTGCCCATGCCGTGGCCCAGGGCAAGATGAAGGTGGCCTCCAGCGCGGGCGATGTGAAAGAGGCCTTGAGCGAGGCCTTCCGGCTGGCGCCACAGTGGTTCCCGGCGCGTCGCGCGCTGGTCGAGTTCTACCTGTTGGCGCCCGGTCTTCTGGGTGGCAGCAACAGCCGCGCGGCCGAGCTGGCGCGCACCGCGCCCAACCCGGTTCAGGTGCGGGCACTGGAAGGCCGCGTGGCCCTGGACGAAGAGCGCTTCGACCAGGCAGCCACGGCGCTGACCGAGGTGCCGGCCGGCACCGACCCGGCCGTGGCGGCCGACATGCGGCAATGGGCGGCGATGGTTGGATTTCGGTGGCTGGCCAAGGAGCAGGTGGCCAAGGCCCAGGGCCTGTTCTCTCGCCTGGTGAAAGACCAGCCCGAGGCCGCGCTGCCGCTGTACGGCCTGGCCCGCGTGCTGGCGCTGCAAGACCGGCCGGCCGAGGCGGCGAAGCTGTTGGAGCAGGCGCGCCACTTGCGCGGCGCCGAGCCGCTGCCGCTGGACTACTACCTGGGCCAGGCCCTGGAGGCACACGGCCAGGCCGATCCGGCCAAGGCCGCCTACACGCGCTTCGTCAAGCGTGGCCAGGGCCAACCACGCCAACTGGACGACGAACGCAAGCGGCTGGTGGCGCTGGGATGA
- the fepB gene encoding Fe2+-enterobactin ABC transporter substrate-binding protein translates to MIRRAGPLAPARRRLLGLACTSAASALGPVLSAPASAATPAPAGGSWPVVFRNPDGSEVRIAAPPQRILSTSVTLTGTLLAIDAPVVASSVNGDRRFFDQWAAVAKARRVQPLWSLNAVDIEAVLLAQPDLIVVSNSGADSARASVRELSQIAPTIVVDYAVNSWQAVARQLGLATGLQARAEQRVAEFSEKLRRVAQAIRVPEGLTTIVSYNGPGVINPVAMPKGSHGVLLAALGFRMESPDPRWHSGLDRPDDFVKAQYEQLSALQSRTVFLLRRAEDDTAALLNDRVLARLPAVQTRQVYGLGRNSFRIDYYSASEIVDAIHRRFAIDGAARPASAPTGRP, encoded by the coding sequence GTGATCCGGCGCGCCGGCCCCTTGGCACCGGCTCGCCGCCGGCTGCTGGGCCTGGCCTGCACGTCGGCAGCATCGGCCCTGGGGCCGGTGCTGAGCGCCCCGGCCAGCGCCGCCACACCAGCGCCGGCCGGCGGCAGCTGGCCGGTGGTGTTCCGCAACCCCGACGGCAGCGAGGTGCGCATCGCCGCGCCGCCGCAGCGCATCCTGTCGACATCGGTCACGCTCACCGGCACGCTGCTGGCCATCGACGCGCCGGTGGTGGCCTCGTCGGTCAACGGCGACCGGCGCTTCTTCGACCAGTGGGCCGCCGTGGCCAAGGCGCGCCGCGTGCAGCCGCTGTGGTCGCTGAACGCGGTGGACATCGAGGCCGTGCTGCTGGCCCAGCCCGACCTCATCGTGGTGTCGAACAGCGGGGCCGACTCGGCGCGGGCATCGGTGCGCGAGCTGTCGCAGATCGCGCCGACCATCGTGGTCGACTATGCCGTCAACAGTTGGCAGGCGGTGGCCCGGCAACTGGGCCTGGCCACCGGCCTGCAGGCCCGCGCCGAGCAGCGCGTGGCCGAGTTCTCCGAGAAGCTGCGCCGCGTGGCGCAGGCCATCCGCGTGCCCGAGGGGCTGACCACCATCGTCAGCTACAACGGCCCGGGTGTGATCAACCCGGTGGCCATGCCCAAAGGCTCACACGGGGTGCTGCTCGCGGCACTCGGCTTTCGCATGGAGTCGCCTGACCCGCGCTGGCACAGCGGCCTGGACCGCCCGGACGACTTCGTCAAGGCGCAGTACGAGCAGCTCAGCGCGCTGCAGTCACGCACCGTGTTCCTGCTGCGCCGCGCCGAGGACGACACCGCCGCATTGCTCAATGACCGGGTGCTGGCGCGCCTGCCCGCGGTGCAGACGCGGCAGGTCTACGGCCTGGGGCGCAACTCCTTTCGCATCGACTACTACAGCGCCAGCGAGATCGTGGACGCCATCCATCGCCGCTTTGCCATCGACGGCGCGGCGCGGCCGGCCTCTGCGCCCACCGGGCGGCCATGA
- a CDS encoding MFS transporter yields the protein MSPPDTHRRGARAVPRSVWALGLVSMFMDISSEMIHALLPLYMVAVLGTSVLAVGVIEGIAEATASVVKVFSGSLSDRIGKRKLLAVIGYGLGALTKPVFPLAGGLEWLVGARFIDRVGKGIRGAPRDALVADVTPAELRGTAYGLRQTLDTIGAFTGPLLAIALMGWTANNYRLVFWWAVLPAFVAVAVLVFGVHEPSRPAAARPARLPLHRAELAQLGAGFWWVVAIGLVFTLARFSEAFLILRAQSAGLAPMWAPAVLVVMGLAYALSAYPAGALSDRLRRLDVLLVGLALLIAADLVLAFMPGLAGLGLGVALWGLHMGFTQGLFNALIADSAPAALRGTAFGLYHLLTGLALLLASLIAGALWDAAGYQATFACGAVFAALTMAGLLVLRRSGRAGL from the coding sequence ATGAGCCCGCCAGATACGCACCGCCGCGGCGCCCGTGCCGTGCCGCGCAGCGTGTGGGCACTGGGCCTGGTGTCGATGTTCATGGACATCTCGTCGGAGATGATTCATGCGCTGCTGCCGCTGTACATGGTGGCGGTGCTGGGCACCTCGGTGCTGGCGGTCGGCGTGATCGAGGGCATCGCCGAAGCCACGGCCTCGGTCGTCAAGGTGTTCTCCGGCAGCCTCAGCGACCGCATCGGCAAGCGCAAGCTGCTGGCCGTTATCGGCTATGGCCTGGGCGCGCTGACCAAGCCGGTGTTCCCGCTGGCCGGCGGCCTGGAATGGCTGGTGGGTGCGCGCTTCATCGACCGCGTGGGCAAGGGCATTCGCGGCGCGCCGCGCGATGCGCTGGTGGCCGATGTCACGCCGGCCGAGCTGCGCGGCACGGCCTACGGCCTGCGCCAGACGCTGGACACCATCGGCGCCTTCACCGGGCCGCTGCTGGCCATCGCCTTGATGGGGTGGACGGCCAACAACTACCGGCTGGTGTTTTGGTGGGCCGTGCTGCCGGCCTTCGTGGCGGTGGCGGTGCTGGTGTTCGGCGTGCACGAGCCGTCAAGGCCCGCCGCCGCACGGCCGGCGCGCCTGCCGCTGCACCGTGCCGAGCTGGCGCAACTGGGCGCTGGCTTCTGGTGGGTGGTGGCCATCGGCCTGGTGTTCACGCTGGCGCGCTTCAGCGAGGCCTTTCTGATCCTGCGTGCGCAAAGCGCCGGCCTGGCGCCCATGTGGGCGCCGGCCGTGCTGGTGGTGATGGGCCTGGCCTATGCGCTGTCGGCCTATCCGGCCGGTGCCTTGTCGGACCGCCTGCGCCGGCTGGATGTGCTGCTGGTGGGACTGGCGCTGCTGATCGCGGCCGATCTGGTGCTGGCCTTCATGCCCGGCCTGGCCGGGCTGGGCCTGGGCGTGGCACTGTGGGGTCTGCACATGGGCTTCACGCAGGGCCTGTTCAATGCGCTGATCGCCGACAGCGCACCGGCCGCGCTGCGCGGCACCGCCTTCGGCCTGTACCACCTGCTCACCGGCCTGGCCCTGTTGCTGGCCAGCCTGATTGCCGGTGCGCTGTGGGACGCGGCGGGCTATCAGGCCACCTTTGCCTGCGGCGCGGTTTTTGCGGCGCTGACCATGGCCGGCCTGCTGGTGCTCAGGCGCAGCGGGCGCGCCGGTCTGTGA
- a CDS encoding TonB-dependent receptor — translation MSYPSAICHARRAGVHSVALSALAWAARSLVLVSPVLAWAQSGTAAAEPAASQTVTVIGEKMGRSARDSTTAVTVFTAEDLAARNRASVLDLVAEVPNVTIGEFGGVANIRGSNGAGPGFSSLAWRGATRARTATIVDGVSQIWTGGNLLGTGLWDVAQLEVLRGPQSTMQGRSAVGGAIVIKTQDPGFKPGAAVRLGLQQANGATLGQVAAMATGPLSDSLAYRLSADVSGGSSFVNYVDNNTSAGVDYSADPDRVQRADVKAKLLFSPPDNPALVSRLDLQHQKQTGPYLNQVNLGDSGEYRASTDLVNHRIGDTTMTTLVSNTSYQLGQGRSVDLLLSASKLDAGFTHNQTAPAATSTAAYFRSRTQQDSSGVELRLNLGRGHGGLRSLIGLSYFGDDMSLLAKAYSGAIRYSGDTKTAATSVFGEVEVPLGERLTLIAGGRLEHEAQDRSVTNGTASAAREESKTYALPRTALRFTLNPHTVLGLDLRRGYNPAGISMDTNSTNIYAYETEYVTALEASIQQRFNGGKGTWSANLFNNRFKDYQARNGTVIGNIDRATIRGLELAVASDIGSATRVYGNASVQTSRIDAFAATPAYVGNKLPYAAPRTLGAGVTQRLGSAWTLSANAKHVAAYFVDISNAAGTGQQARAGGYTLLDLSVSLDLNARTSLRAYVNNLADRYVINTYFQGTTTQDVLAPRTLGLQLDLRF, via the coding sequence ATGTCGTACCCCTCCGCCATTTGTCATGCCCGCCGCGCCGGGGTGCACTCTGTTGCGCTGTCGGCCCTGGCCTGGGCGGCGCGAAGCCTCGTGCTGGTGTCGCCGGTGCTGGCCTGGGCGCAATCCGGCACGGCAGCTGCCGAGCCGGCGGCCAGCCAGACCGTCACCGTGATCGGCGAGAAGATGGGCCGCAGTGCGCGCGATTCGACGACCGCGGTGACCGTGTTCACCGCCGAAGACCTGGCCGCACGCAACCGCGCCAGCGTGCTCGACCTGGTGGCCGAGGTGCCCAACGTCACCATCGGCGAGTTCGGTGGCGTGGCCAACATCCGCGGCAGCAACGGTGCAGGCCCCGGCTTCTCGTCGCTGGCCTGGCGTGGCGCCACGCGGGCGCGCACCGCCACCATTGTCGATGGCGTCAGCCAGATCTGGACCGGTGGCAACCTGCTGGGTACCGGGCTGTGGGATGTGGCGCAGCTGGAGGTGCTGCGCGGCCCGCAGTCGACGATGCAGGGGCGATCGGCGGTGGGTGGCGCCATCGTGATCAAGACCCAGGATCCCGGCTTCAAGCCCGGGGCCGCCGTGCGTCTGGGCCTGCAGCAGGCCAACGGTGCCACCTTGGGCCAGGTGGCGGCCATGGCCACGGGGCCGCTGTCCGACAGCCTGGCCTACCGCCTGAGTGCCGACGTGTCCGGCGGATCGAGCTTCGTGAACTACGTGGACAACAACACCAGCGCCGGTGTCGACTACAGCGCCGACCCGGACCGGGTGCAGCGCGCCGACGTCAAGGCCAAGCTGCTGTTCTCACCGCCCGACAACCCGGCCCTGGTGAGCCGCCTGGACCTGCAGCACCAGAAGCAGACGGGCCCGTACCTGAACCAGGTCAACCTGGGTGACAGCGGCGAGTACCGGGCCTCGACCGATCTGGTCAACCACCGCATCGGCGACACCACGATGACCACGCTGGTGTCCAACACCAGCTACCAGCTCGGCCAGGGCCGCTCGGTGGATCTGCTGCTGTCCGCCTCGAAACTGGACGCCGGCTTCACGCACAACCAGACGGCCCCGGCGGCCACCAGCACGGCGGCCTACTTCCGCTCGCGCACCCAGCAAGACAGCAGCGGGGTGGAGTTGCGCTTGAACCTTGGCCGCGGCCACGGTGGCCTGCGCTCGCTGATCGGCCTGTCCTACTTTGGCGATGACATGAGCCTGCTGGCGAAGGCCTATTCGGGCGCGATCCGCTACTCCGGCGACACCAAGACCGCGGCCACCTCGGTCTTTGGCGAGGTGGAGGTGCCGCTCGGCGAGCGCCTGACGCTGATCGCCGGTGGGCGCCTGGAACATGAAGCGCAGGACCGCTCGGTGACCAACGGCACGGCCAGCGCAGCGCGTGAGGAGAGCAAGACCTACGCGTTGCCGCGCACCGCGCTGCGCTTCACGCTCAACCCGCACACCGTGCTGGGGCTGGACCTGCGCCGGGGCTACAACCCCGCGGGCATCAGCATGGACACCAACAGCACCAACATCTACGCCTACGAGACGGAGTACGTCACCGCGCTGGAGGCCAGCATCCAGCAGCGCTTCAACGGCGGCAAGGGCACGTGGTCGGCGAACCTGTTCAACAACCGCTTCAAGGACTACCAGGCGCGCAACGGCACCGTCATCGGCAACATCGACCGGGCCACCATCCGCGGCCTGGAGCTGGCGGTGGCCAGCGACATCGGCAGCGCCACCCGCGTGTACGGCAATGCCAGCGTGCAGACCAGCCGCATCGACGCCTTTGCCGCCACCCCGGCCTACGTGGGCAACAAGCTGCCCTATGCCGCACCGCGCACCCTGGGTGCCGGTGTGACGCAGCGCCTGGGCAGTGCCTGGACGCTGTCGGCCAATGCCAAGCATGTGGCCGCGTATTTCGTCGACATCTCCAATGCCGCCGGCACCGGCCAGCAGGCGCGCGCGGGGGGCTACACGCTGCTCGACCTGAGCGTCAGCCTCGACCTGAATGCGCGCACCTCGCTGCGCGCCTACGTCAACAACCTGGCCGACCGCTACGTCATCAACACCTACTTCCAGGGCACCACCACCCAGGACGTGCTGGCCCCGCGCACGCTGGGCCTGCAGCTGGATCTGCGCTTTTGA
- a CDS encoding alpha/beta hydrolase, translating into MDDTALSLPFVRQHTLRDTQSDQAWCLAIAKTAAAEARCGDATGAAHRLLLVLDGNLAVAPAALMQQSLAERARGLAPRSTLVGVGYPGVALRHAQRRAQDFLPPWPAGLARPADAGDFAEGQADRFARFLDAQLLPWLATHERTQFTEVGLFGHSFGGLFALHKLLHRPGPMQAFFAVSPSLWWADGWLQRQPGGTAAQGAGRSLWLGIGSDERALPGDDAARQALHRRRDMQGRFAQLVAQLQHGPVALQAEVLAGEDHGSVLYPALTRAVRWLMQPVPQPDARHSHPSHTATPP; encoded by the coding sequence GTGGACGACACAGCGCTGAGCCTGCCCTTCGTGCGGCAGCACACGCTGCGCGACACCCAGTCGGATCAGGCCTGGTGCCTGGCCATCGCGAAAACAGCTGCGGCCGAAGCCCGATGCGGTGACGCCACCGGCGCCGCGCATCGGCTGCTGCTGGTGCTGGACGGCAACCTTGCCGTGGCGCCAGCGGCGCTGATGCAGCAATCGCTCGCCGAGCGCGCCCGGGGGCTGGCGCCGCGCAGCACGCTGGTGGGCGTGGGCTACCCCGGTGTCGCGCTGCGTCATGCGCAGCGCCGGGCGCAAGACTTTCTGCCGCCCTGGCCGGCAGGCCTGGCCAGGCCGGCTGACGCGGGCGACTTTGCCGAAGGCCAGGCCGACCGCTTCGCCCGGTTTCTCGACGCGCAGTTGCTGCCATGGCTGGCCACGCACGAGCGCACGCAGTTCACCGAGGTGGGCCTGTTCGGGCACTCCTTTGGCGGCCTGTTCGCACTGCACAAGCTGCTGCACCGGCCCGGGCCGATGCAGGCCTTCTTCGCCGTCAGCCCGTCGCTGTGGTGGGCCGATGGCTGGCTGCAGCGGCAGCCTGGCGGCACTGCGGCGCAGGGCGCCGGTCGCAGCCTGTGGCTGGGCATCGGCAGCGACGAGCGCGCACTGCCCGGCGACGACGCTGCCCGCCAGGCCCTGCACCGCCGGCGCGACATGCAAGGGCGTTTTGCGCAGCTGGTCGCGCAACTGCAGCACGGGCCCGTCGCGCTGCAGGCCGAGGTGCTGGCCGGCGAAGACCATGGCTCGGTGCTGTACCCGGCGCTCACACGCGCCGTGCGCTGGCTGATGCAGCCCGTGCCCCAGCCAGATGCCCGGCACAGCCACCCCTCCCACACCGCCACGCCGCCATGA
- a CDS encoding amidohydrolase family protein — MDIIDIHPHIISDDPARYPVTPLFGKRSEWSKERPSTVQALIAAMDAAGVAKAAVVHSSTTYGFDNSYVTDGCASHPGRLVPVCSVDMVAPDAVATTRGWVARGLAGLRIFTGGSTKDFDPAELEDPRAHPVWELLAELGLPMCLQTGVVGLPQVTMLARRFPGVNIVLDHLARPELADGPPYAQAASLFALADLPNVYLKLSPRIFAEVQKGQASASTFFPTLVAAFGVERLAWGSNYPTSPGTLAEILAAAQAGLAGLDESQRAWIFGKTAQKLYKALR, encoded by the coding sequence ATGGACATCATCGACATCCACCCCCACATCATCTCCGACGATCCCGCGCGCTACCCGGTGACGCCGCTGTTCGGCAAGCGCTCCGAGTGGTCGAAGGAACGGCCCAGCACCGTGCAGGCGCTGATCGCCGCGATGGACGCGGCCGGCGTGGCCAAGGCCGCCGTGGTGCATTCATCCACCACCTACGGCTTCGACAACAGCTATGTCACCGACGGCTGCGCCAGCCACCCAGGCCGCCTGGTGCCCGTGTGCTCGGTGGACATGGTGGCGCCCGATGCAGTGGCCACCACGCGCGGCTGGGTGGCGCGCGGCCTGGCCGGCCTGCGCATCTTCACCGGCGGCTCGACCAAGGACTTCGACCCCGCCGAGCTGGAAGACCCGCGCGCCCATCCGGTGTGGGAGCTGCTGGCCGAGCTGGGCCTGCCGATGTGTCTGCAGACCGGCGTCGTCGGTCTGCCTCAGGTCACGATGCTGGCACGTCGCTTCCCGGGCGTGAACATCGTGCTCGACCACCTGGCGCGGCCGGAGCTGGCCGACGGCCCGCCCTATGCGCAGGCAGCCAGCCTGTTTGCGCTGGCCGACCTGCCCAACGTCTACCTGAAGCTCTCGCCGCGCATCTTCGCCGAGGTGCAGAAGGGCCAGGCCAGTGCCAGCACCTTCTTCCCGACGCTGGTGGCAGCCTTCGGCGTCGAGCGCCTGGCCTGGGGTTCGAACTACCCGACCTCGCCAGGCACGCTGGCCGAGATCCTGGCCGCCGCGCAGGCCGGCCTGGCCGGCCTGGACGAAAGCCAGCGCGCCTGGATCTTCGGCAAGACCGCGCAGAAGCTGTACAAGGCCCTGCGTTGA
- a CDS encoding helix-turn-helix transcriptional regulator, with product MPPCPADEPLIDAVDGVCAFESLAMQMQVHANDTRERRTLSQRFDLPAQLTVMLLLEGELRVAINQTHCLMSARRGPVGYLWLMAAPGTLVRHIRAGQRVRKVNVTLPLSALDDLRLSPVLCDRLSLDSPRAGVACWSPTPHALRCAHEILGARQGDELQALSVSIAGLSMVQQALRAASAASSGLAPTRGIAPADRGMARARLIRARLLEDMSREAAPPSALARELGMSESTLQRVFRAAYGSSIVAFQRQERLQRARAQLLDGGLTVGEVGYRAGYAKLSNFSSAFQRTFGYPPSACVRR from the coding sequence ATGCCCCCCTGCCCCGCCGATGAGCCGCTGATCGATGCCGTGGATGGCGTGTGCGCCTTCGAATCACTGGCGATGCAGATGCAGGTGCACGCCAACGACACGCGGGAGCGGCGCACGCTGTCGCAGCGCTTCGACCTGCCAGCGCAGCTGACGGTGATGCTGCTGCTGGAGGGCGAGCTTCGGGTGGCCATCAACCAGACGCACTGCCTCATGTCGGCGCGCCGCGGCCCGGTGGGATACCTCTGGCTGATGGCCGCGCCGGGCACGCTGGTGCGGCACATCCGCGCCGGCCAGCGCGTGCGCAAGGTCAATGTCACGCTGCCGCTGTCGGCACTGGATGACCTGCGGCTGTCGCCCGTCCTGTGCGACAGGCTGAGCCTGGACTCGCCGCGCGCCGGCGTGGCGTGCTGGTCGCCGACACCGCATGCCCTGCGCTGTGCGCATGAGATTCTGGGCGCCCGCCAGGGCGATGAGCTGCAGGCCCTGTCGGTCAGCATCGCTGGCCTGTCGATGGTTCAGCAGGCGCTGCGCGCCGCCAGCGCAGCGTCGTCGGGCCTGGCGCCAACGCGGGGCATCGCGCCGGCTGACCGCGGCATGGCGCGTGCACGCCTGATCCGCGCCCGTCTGCTGGAGGACATGTCACGCGAAGCCGCGCCGCCGTCGGCCCTGGCGCGTGAGCTGGGCATGAGCGAAAGCACGCTGCAGCGCGTGTTTCGAGCCGCCTATGGCAGCTCGATCGTGGCCTTCCAGCGCCAGGAGCGCCTGCAACGTGCACGCGCGCAACTGCTGGACGGCGGCCTCACGGTGGGCGAGGTGGGCTACCGCGCGGGCTATGCCAAGCTGTCGAACTTTTCGTCGGCCTTCCAGCGCACCTTCGGCTACCCACCCTCGGCATGCGTTCGGCGTTGA
- a CDS encoding FecCD family ABC transporter permease, which yields MALALALAAVIALLAAASLLVGAKPVPWADVLQALRAFDAGNPDHLLVVHLRLPRLLTGLLVGAALGAAGLLIQAVTRNVLADPGILGVNAGASLAVVAALALFGPLALAEQMLVAMLGALLAGGVVLALSGGQGARSSPSRVVLAGVAVSAVCLSFSQLIMLNSADQVFDHYRSWVVGALEGRDLPLLLATLPFVAMGLALAVWVAGQLDALSLGQDLGMALGVNRPRVLGLSLLAIVVLAGAATAAVGPIAFLGLVAPHLARAVVGPNHRRLLRWSMLLGMLTLLLADVAGRVIAPPADLGAGLMVALIGGPFFIVLARRDRLTEL from the coding sequence ATGGCGCTGGCCCTGGCGCTGGCCGCCGTGATCGCGCTGCTGGCCGCGGCCAGCCTGCTGGTGGGTGCCAAGCCGGTGCCCTGGGCCGATGTGCTGCAGGCCCTGCGCGCCTTCGATGCGGGCAACCCCGACCACCTGCTGGTGGTGCATCTGCGCCTGCCGCGGCTGCTCACCGGCCTGCTGGTGGGCGCGGCCCTGGGGGCGGCCGGCCTGCTGATCCAGGCGGTGACGCGCAATGTCCTGGCCGACCCCGGCATCCTGGGTGTCAACGCCGGCGCCAGCCTGGCGGTGGTGGCGGCCCTGGCGTTGTTCGGGCCGCTGGCGCTGGCCGAGCAGATGCTGGTGGCCATGCTTGGCGCCCTGCTGGCCGGCGGCGTGGTGCTGGCGCTGTCGGGTGGACAGGGCGCGCGCAGCAGCCCCAGCCGTGTGGTGCTGGCCGGCGTGGCGGTGAGCGCGGTGTGTCTGTCGTTCTCGCAGCTGATCATGCTCAACAGCGCCGACCAGGTGTTTGACCACTACCGCAGCTGGGTGGTCGGTGCGCTGGAAGGCCGCGATCTGCCGCTGCTGCTGGCCACGCTGCCCTTCGTGGCCATGGGCCTGGCCCTGGCGGTGTGGGTGGCCGGCCAGCTGGATGCGCTGAGCCTGGGCCAGGACCTGGGCATGGCGCTGGGTGTGAACCGCCCGCGCGTGCTGGGTCTGTCGCTGCTGGCCATTGTGGTGCTGGCTGGCGCCGCCACCGCGGCGGTGGGGCCGATTGCCTTTCTCGGCCTGGTGGCGCCGCATCTCGCGCGTGCGGTGGTCGGGCCCAACCACCGCCGCCTGCTGCGCTGGTCCATGCTGCTGGGCATGCTGACCCTGCTGCTGGCCGACGTGGCGGGCCGCGTGATCGCGCCGCCGGCCGATCTGGGCGCAGGCCTGATGGTGGCCCTGATCGGCGGCCCGTTCTTCATCGTGCTGGCCCGGCGCGACCGGCTCACCGAGCTGTGA
- a CDS encoding DUF2218 domain-containing protein has product MNHATADIPTPDGARYILKLSRHFAHKVPVSFDALRGDVRFVQGPCVMKAHAQSLAIHLQSDRPEGIAAMQFIIDDHLRRFLREALPAYTWTPGVPDAVRPELDALAAQPARAAASTPGAPT; this is encoded by the coding sequence ATGAACCACGCCACAGCCGACATTCCCACCCCCGACGGTGCCCGCTACATCCTCAAGCTGTCGCGGCACTTCGCGCACAAGGTGCCGGTCAGCTTCGATGCATTGCGCGGCGACGTGCGCTTCGTGCAGGGCCCGTGCGTGATGAAGGCGCATGCCCAGTCACTGGCCATCCACCTGCAGTCTGATCGTCCGGAGGGCATTGCCGCCATGCAGTTCATCATCGACGACCACCTGCGCCGCTTCTTGCGCGAGGCGCTGCCGGCCTACACCTGGACGCCGGGTGTGCCGGACGCCGTGAGGCCCGAGCTGGATGCGCTGGCGGCGCAGCCCGCCAGGGCCGCGGCATCCACCCCGGGAGCGCCGACGTGA